One Triticum dicoccoides isolate Atlit2015 ecotype Zavitan chromosome 5B, WEW_v2.0, whole genome shotgun sequence genomic window carries:
- the LOC119312875 gene encoding elongation factor Tu, mitochondrial, protein MATFTRTKPHVNVGTIGHVDHGKTTLTAAITKVLAEAGSAKAVAFDEIDKAPEEKARGITISTAHVEYETAKRHYAHVDCPGHADYVKNMITGAAQMDGGILVVSAPDGPMPQTKEHILLARQVGVPSLVCFLNKVDAVEDEELLELVEMELRELLSFYKFPGDDIPIIRGSALSALNGTNEEIGKNAILKLMDAVDSYIPDPVRVLDKSFLMPIEGIFSIQGRGTVVTGRIEQGVIKTGEDVEVIGLTESGPVKTTVTGVEMFKKMMDHGEAGDNVGLLLRGLKRGDVERGQVVCKPGTVKTYKKFEAEIYVLTKDEGGRHTAFFSNYSPQFYFRTADICGKIELPPDVKMVMPGDNVTAIFELMLPVPLEPGLRFALREGGRTVGAGVVAKVMS, encoded by the exons ATGGCCACCTTCACCCGCAC GAAGCCCCACGTCAACGTCGGCACCATCGGCCACGTCGACCACGGCAAGACCACCCTCACCGCTGCCATCACCAAG GTGCTGGCGGAGGCCGGGAGCGCCAAGGCGGTGGCATTCGACGAGATCGACAAGGCCCCGGAGGAGAAAGCCAGAGGAATCACCATCTCTACG GCTCATGTCGAGTATGAGACTGCTAAGAGGCACTATGCTCACGTGGACTGTCCAGGGCACGCCGATTACGTCAAG AACATGATCACCGGTGCTGCTCAAATGGATGGTGGTATTCTTGTCGTGTCCGCTCCTGATGGCCCCATGCCACAAACAAAGGAGCATATTCTTCTAGCTCGACAG GTTGGCGTGCCATCACTTGTTTGTTTCTTGAACAAAGTTGACGCTGTTGAAGATGAAGAGCTACTAGAACTTGTGGAGATGGAGCTTCGAG AGCTCCTCAGTTTCTACAAGTTCCCAGGCGATGATATTCCTATCATCCGTGGATCTGCCTTGTCAGCCTTGAACGGAACAAACGAGGAGATTGGAAAGAATGCTATTTTGAAACTGATGGATGCCGTCGATTCGTACATCCCTGATCCTGTGAGGGTGCTTGATAAGTCTTTCTTGATGCCCATCGAAGGCATTTTCTCAATCCAG GGTCGTGGCACTGTTGTGACTGGACGTATTGAACAGGGGGTAATTAAAACTGGTGAGGATGTTGAGGTCATAGGTTTGACAGAG AGTGGTCCGGTGAAGACTACAGTTACTGGTGTTGAGATGTTCAAAAAGATGATGGATCATGGAGAG GCTGGTGACAATGTTGGTCTTCTTCTCCGTGGTCTTAAGCGTGGTGATGTTGAGCGTGGCCAG GTGGTGTGCAAACCTGGCACCGTAAAGACCTACAAGAAGTTTGAGGCCGAAATTTACGTCCTCACCAAGGATGAAGGTGGTCGCCACACTGCCTTCTTCTCGAATTATAGCCCACAGTTCTACTTCAGGACAGCTGATATCTGTGGGAAAATCGAGTTGCCTCCGGATGTGAAGATGGTTATGCCTGGTGACAATGTAACCGCAATCTTTGAGTTGATGTTGCCTGTTCCACTCGAACCAG GTCTAAGATTCGCGCTGAGGGAAGGAGGGAGGACCGTCGGTGCCGGAGTCGTCGCCAAAGTCATGAGCTAA